From the genome of Hippocampus zosterae strain Florida chromosome 8, ASM2543408v3, whole genome shotgun sequence:
ATCAGCACAGCTTGACTTCCCAAATATCACCTGGGAACAGTGAGGTGTTTAAAGTGCTACTTTACCGCCATGGATATATGGtcaacatctaaaaaaaacaaaaacattacagGTCATTGGTCCATCTTAACATACCTGCATAGCATTATTCGGATCTTCTCCATTCATGAATTGCACTTTCACTGTAATGTTGCGGGCTGAGCCTTGGCGATTGGCAAAGTTAAGACTCTGCGGGTTCACATACAGCAGATTTCTGCAAAAtgaggacaaaaataaaaataaaaacaggatatTATATAAATCggataaagacattttttaggGGGAGAGTTTTTTCTTGAGAAGAAACTTCTGCATAGCTAATATAAATCCCCTGCTTATATACatagtacatacacacacacacacacacacacacacacacacacacacacacacacacacacacacacacacacacacatatatataccagtatatataatatatatttaagaTTAAACATGAGATGAGTTAATcctaattaaaaagaaatgcacAATATCAAAACTCATTGTACACTGTACATTTTTATGCAGACAGGAAAACAGAAAATTCGTGCGGTCAGACGATTGTGTGATTATCAATATCAAATTGACATGTCGCTAGTAACTACATTTCAGATAACCCCAACTCAACATATAAGAAATGACATTTATTCGCCTGTGTTTTTGCACAGGACACAACAGTGAGACATCGCAGTGTCTGCATGCATATTCAAACAGCAACGTGGCTTCCCGCTAGGGTTATCCTGATCCGATATTGATATCAGTCAGATTTTCTCAATACCTACTGTTGTTGACTATTGTTCTCTTTTTGAATGGTATCACTTGATCAAGTCTCTTCTGACATTTTATACTGAAGAAATTAGGTGAGAACGTCTCATTCCTGATGATATCGTACAGCACCAATATCACAATCTAATGGTACACTAGGCTGCTGTATCGGTATCGTATCAGACATGAAAATTTTGGATCAAGACAGCCCTATGTCCCACACACAGATAATAGTCTTGTATTGTATGATGTATGCATTACTTGTCAACAGATTCTGTGTTGGTGCTAATCTCAAACAACAGCGATCCAACAAAAAGGTAGAAAATTTCAAGCTTTAATAGTGTTCAGAAAGGGCCTCCTGCCGTCTATGTAAatatcaaggtcaaggtcatctttattgtcaattatgctttatgtatgacatgcagcatggaTTAAATATCTTCCTGTCAGTCCtcagtgcaaatatgcatgtaaacatgctgtgcattaaacacacacggCTAAGAaaagatagcagctacactgtataaaaaataaaactatacaTTTATACAGTGTATAAAAAATAcactgtataaaataataatatgtaaTCTGAACACTATAAACAGTATAGAcgatataaacaatataaacagcataaacaatgcCACTTTTGGCTATTGATGGTAAAGTGAGGTAGAGGTACAGTAAATATGATAGAGGTATcgtaaataatacatttgaacGTCCAGGGAAGTGTAATTCATTTGAATAATATAATTCAAAAAGTTAAATTCATACACAGTATCCTATAGGTTTATTGGACATGTTAAGATGTAGGTGTTGTTTATTACTTAAAGCTGATAAACATTGAATATTTACAAATCTCGTAAAATTATATTGAAAAAAGTTCAATCCACACTGGTGTTGCACGTTCGTAACCTCACTACCCgaaaaacatgcaaatcatcatcatcactgattgattgatggatttgttttgttttgttttgttttttgaaatagTAAATTGGGGGTTTGTTAGCTGCAGACCACAATCATTAAAATCTGAAGAATTAAACAGATCGCTCTTTGAATACAGTGAATCTCTGTGTGGTGTGCTTTTTTTGATATTATAATACAGAAATAAGTGAACATCTTTCACGATCAACTAATTCATTGAGATACACTTGAATACAGCAACATGTATTATGTACAAAGTATTGGAATTGACATAAACTTTCTGTGTAGGTCTTAATCAAATTGTAATTCAACAAACCACCCAAATTTTGTGTGAACAAATACCCAGAAAGGAATGCGATAAAAATACACTGAGTTGTTTGAATGTTGAATCAACCCATGATACATGTCAGGGGAGGCAGGAGAATAGGAAGTGCAAAGTAACCTAGGATCAGGCAATAAACCGCAGTGACGTCAGGGATGTCTCCGCAGAGATCACAGCTGGAAACACAACTTCCAAAGAAGCATGGGAATGTCACTGGTCTTATAAAATGATCGTTTTTCATCTGGCTCTTGATAGTCGAATCAAAATGGGAGCGCTTCCCATGATCAAAATGTGACTCTGTTTCtaaaatttaaaatacaacaCTGCCAGTTCCAAGGGAAGTAGATGCATACTTTCCAAGTGTTTTGAGTGAGTTTTACGGCAAGAgacgaaggggggaaaaaaaggacacaagACAACTCAAGACCAACAATTAGAGGTCAAATATTCAAaggctgtgcttttttttaatacagtgatTGCGCTTCAAAGTGACAatgatgaaaagaagaaaaaaacggaagcaggtaaaaaataaaaaaataaaacatttagttGTACTGAACTTTTATGTATGTTCACAtctaatatttgtttttaaatttaaatatttattttgctacAATATCTAGGGCCGTCATGTTTTAACATTGTTCGAATCGATTATTGTATCAATTCGTCGAATAATCAAATATAACTATTTTTCACATAAGTTTTTCACAAAACCACTTGCCCCACAACTTCTGTTCATGAacctattatttttatttattcggtACTGGGTGATAAAAATCAGAGGAGGAGTATGATATTGTACTTATCACACTTTTTGAAACTGATTCAAATTCTTGTTCAAATGCGTGTGCCAAAGTTAGAGATGATGATTGCAAATGTCTGATTATTTGTAAACACGAGAGATAATCAATCTGCTTCATGAAAGATGACAgaaatgagaggaaaaaaatactgtgTACTCGTATTCTAAACATCATCAGAAAGGAAAATTcgttttcatcattttattttatacttttAAAAGTGCTTTGGCCCTTTTTATCATATCAGATGATGGGAGTAAAAAAGGACTACAccattcaaaatagaaaaaaaacctatAATGACTCCAAAGAACtataaaatcaaaatggtgCATCTTCACGGTCCAAGCGTTTCAACATTTCTCATGCCTCATATCTCAACTCTGGCGCAAATGATGGGCCGCTTTTTGCTATAGTCAAGAGAACATGGTCCAAGGCTGACTCGGCAGGAGGCTAAAATCAAGCTTGAGTATTAATTATATATAGCATTATCAATCGGAGTAATGTATGTGCGTGGACCCAAGTTTTCAAATTGGTCAGACATGCTATCCATCCAACACCTGTGACGGCcattgtttgcctttttgctgATCAGCTAAAACTCCCACCCAGAGAACAGGAAGGGTGGGGAGGGTGGTGGGGTTAATGAAGAGCGGATTGGAGTTAAATGTAGCGGGGGAGGTATGTCATTTGCTCACCGCTGTGATTTGTTTGTTCAGGAGGGGGAGGGCTCCAGGCGAGTTTAGGGGGAGGTGAGCAACAAAATGGTAGGGTTTAAAGATCAGTTaagccccccctcctccctgcaGCGGGTGGTATATAACATGGGGCAACATGCTGCTCCCGCATTATATGTTGGAAGTCTGGTCGGGAGATAGAATGAAAAGGGTCTTACCAATACATTAGAAAGAGAAATCATGACGCTGTTTTTCCTGTTACTGTTGCTAGCCAGTTCCAGTGCTGCTCTTCCCCTGGATAACGCGAGCCAAGATGACATCCTCCCAACGCCTTCTGAAGGCCTTGCTATATTGCCAACTCCAACAGGGGCAAAGTCGCGGTTTGCCATGTTAGACGACGTCCGCCTTCTTGCAAATGGCCTCCTTCAGCTGGGCCAGAGCTTACGGGAATTTGTGCACAAGACCAAGAACCAAATCAATGACATCTTCCAAAAACTGAATATTTTTGACAGGTCATTTTACCAGCTTTCAGTGGTCACATCAGAAatcaaggaggaagaggaagaactgAAGAGGACAACTGGtgtattgaaaacaaacaacgaGGAGATCAAGAACCTGTCTTTGGAAATCAATTCAAAGATCAATAACATTGTGCAGGAGCGTGAACAGCTACAGAGCAAGGTGGGAAGTCTTGAGGAGAGGTTGAAGGGGCTGTCGGAACATAAGCTCCATCCTGACCAGCTCAAAGAAATTACAGCACTCAAGGTAAGCAGCAGAtaaggatgtggaaaaaaatgaataaataaataaaaagaaagatctACATTTGTACGGGTCAAGATAAAactagatagagagagaggggtGTTGCATAACTCCATAGCTGTTGCATCTCTGTGCTTTGAACAAATCAATACTGTACTTGACACACATTGTAGAATTGCACATTCAAGAACTTTAATCTATCCGAACCCATTGATAAAGTCTCCATGTTATGACTGATAGTCCGACTGTCGCCAGAGGCTCCAAAGAAGTAGTCTTTGGTTATTTGTGGgattcaaatgttttgcttcAAGATGTAAAATTTAACATTCGTCGACATTTTTAGTACTGAACAGTCACCAATAACCACTACCAAGTCCATGAGCATTTAAATTGCTTGGCCATAAAAGCCCATTCTGACGGTGGTGTCATGAACATGTAGgtgctaattttttttcattgttctgtCCAGGAGATGATTGAAACTCAGGAGAAAACAATCACAAGTCTACTGAAAGCTGTGCATGAACAGCATGAACAGCTTGACCATCAGAAAATCCAAATCAAGAATATGGAGGAAAAGGTAGAaacctgtttttgtttgggatttttttttggtgggtgatGACAGAGCCTAATAGAAAGACTGCAATGGTGTCTTGCAGCTCAACTATGACAATTTCCAAGACACAGTCGATAAAGCAATGGATTTGGAGTCGACAtctccagacatatttgagTATCTGACAAGAAATGGATCTGACTTAGATGAAAACGGtaacataaaaacatgaataatATAATTCAATTTCCTGTTTAGGTGTGATTTCTtaataaaccaaaacaaatggaaGACATTTGCATTTGTGCATTGATGTACATTGTCTTGGTCATTTCAGATGTGCCTGTTGACTGCACTGatttatttgaaagaaaagTGAACAGAAGTGGAATATACACCATCAAGCCAAAACAATCTGAGCCTTTCAACGTTTACTGTGAAATGGGTTCtggtgggtgatttttttttaactcatcagATTCTATTTCAAAATCTGTTATTCATTGTTAACAGTAAGGGTGAAATTTCAATGTTACCATGAAAAATATCTGCAATGCATTCCATAGATGGAGGTTCAACTGTGATCCAACGCAGGATTGATGGTTCAGTGGATTTTGACCAGACATGGGAAAAGTACGAAAAGGGTTTCGGAGATCTGGAAAGTAAGTATTGTTTCACACTTTTTTGTGGTTTCCACTTAGCTATACTGTACCAATGAAAGTGTGAGAATGACAACTGTCCGCACCaaccttttggtttgtttgtttcgcaTTGTGTCGAAACAAGCAGAAATAGATGGACATGGGAAAATAATGGCCAGAAGAATTGAGATTAAATGCCAGCAAGCATCATGGTGTTAATGTAGTTAAACATTCTTATGGTCCATTGGATATCTAACCCAAGTTGAATCATGTGTTGGATGCAGAGGACTTCTGGTTGGGTCTGAAGAAGATCCACAGTATAATACAACAAGGATTGTACATCTTGAAAATTGATCTGGAGGACTGGAAGGAGGAAAAACACTGGGCTGAGTACCACTTCTCATTGGACGACGCCACTGAGCATTATGCACTCCATCTTCGCCACTTCTCCGGTGACCTGGTTGATGCCATGGGCAACAGTTCCGGCGTGCGATTTTCCACCAAAGACCGAAATAATGGCAATCCACAAGTTTCTCACTGTGCACGCAATTACACAGGTATACCTTTTTGCGACCACACCAAAATCTGAAAATTAATCAGAATGAACGGCATCTTCGTCAGTACCGCTTCGAAAAACAAATCCGAgccaaaataatgcatttttgtATAATTTGGATCTCTTGCTCCAACTTTTTGCAGGTGGTTGGTGGTTTACGGCATGTGGAGAGAACAACCTTAATGGAAGGTATCTGTGGGTTCGAGCGAAGGGACGTCCTGCAAGAAGAAGGGGTATTCCCTGGAAACCTGGCAACACATCAGCGTATTCCCTCAAGATGACCAAATTCTCCATCCGACCAGCCACAACTGCTGAAGGTTTCAACTGAAACTGACATCCATAACAACTCTGACAACACTACTGGCATTTTTTCATCAACCACAAATGTACATCACACAAACATAACACAAAATGCTTGTCAATAATGTTAGATTTTTGTTGCGCTGTATCATGGAAAACAAGATTTTGGAGGAGGCTGTTATAGCACACCAAACAAAACGGATGATGATGAAATTAaaatcctccatttttttttcataaatcgaCAGCACCTTGTAATGTGGTGTGCCCTGAATAGATGGATTTAACTCAAATTTCTTTCTATTATGTTTGCGCTCTCATTCACATGTGCACCTCTTCGCTAGCAGGTGGTTGTTTTCGTCATGCCGGAACGACTTCCTCCTTCCATGTCTAAGAATCATGGGAATTGTAGTCCTTCTAGTCTAAGCAGAGCAAATTCTAGCGGTGCATTTTCAATGTTACGATATGCGACAATATCCTCTGTGAGACTGAGAAGTAAACATTAAGTTAAATTCCATCCTATTTACTTGAACATTCTTCTTCACTTTCTCATCCGAATCGCTCATCGAATCGCTAGAAGGCATATGTGACCCAAAGCCAAAACCCACACTACACCCTACGGTCTCCAATGAAGTGTACACATAGTAGAAGTGCACGTAATGTTCAAAAGCACAGGTTACAAGTAGGGATGTCACAAACAGATCTTTTTGAAATTGGTTATCCTATTGATTATTCCATCGGTTACGTTAGGAATCGCTCCACCCCTGCCCTACCAGCACACGCAACCCACACCTGTATTTCTCCCCCACCGAACTTATCGGGGAAAATATCCTTTGGATAAGGACTCCTTTCCACATAAAAAATTGTTTACCAAATTTGACGTTTGAACACTACACCAAATTCAACTAAATAAAGAACAATTTAATACAGTATTGATTTTCAAGGGTGTGGTGGTGTTCAAATTTGCAAGTGCCTCTCTTTCCCATTAATAGCTGAGAACTTAACAAAATGATCCAGCAGTGACTGTGACGTTCGCCTGttccttatttattttacatatttccCACCAGGGGCGTACTGGGACCAAACTTGGCCCAGGATATACTTCAAAGGCAGGGCATGGGGTGGGTCGCCGGTCTTCACAggccaaaatgttttcaaaagttAACCAGCGACAGGGGGTGGTCGTGGGTGGGTGTTTTAGCCATCACGCGGTTCGAATGGTCTGGAATAGACCGTCCGTTCTGGAAAAATC
Proteins encoded in this window:
- the angptl3 gene encoding angiopoietin-related protein 3; the protein is MTLFFLLLLLASSSAALPLDNASQDDILPTPSEGLAILPTPTGAKSRFAMLDDVRLLANGLLQLGQSLREFVHKTKNQINDIFQKLNIFDRSFYQLSVVTSEIKEEEEELKRTTGVLKTNNEEIKNLSLEINSKINNIVQEREQLQSKVGSLEERLKGLSEHKLHPDQLKEITALKEMIETQEKTITSLLKAVHEQHEQLDHQKIQIKNMEEKLNYDNFQDTVDKAMDLESTSPDIFEYLTRNGSDLDENDVPVDCTDLFERKVNRSGIYTIKPKQSEPFNVYCEMGSDGGSTVIQRRIDGSVDFDQTWEKYEKGFGDLEKDFWLGLKKIHSIIQQGLYILKIDLEDWKEEKHWAEYHFSLDDATEHYALHLRHFSGDLVDAMGNSSGVRFSTKDRNNGNPQVSHCARNYTGGWWFTACGENNLNGRYLWVRAKGRPARRRGIPWKPGNTSAYSLKMTKFSIRPATTAEGFN